A region of Toxorhynchites rutilus septentrionalis strain SRP chromosome 1, ASM2978413v1, whole genome shotgun sequence DNA encodes the following proteins:
- the LOC129770381 gene encoding WD repeat-containing protein 37 translates to MPLDSGVTSGPVGKQVSSAGCACASAVGSTPGGITAASIAGVVGTGSKQLASKKSLKLSSLADDMMGPPSATGSNHEEPFRARLHQLFSQIEREFELLHAENLSLHEKLEAVAGTPRDFTAGERLLPLQDSYEVDGGVNKSFKSKLGSAGSKVKASHKIRAQTSRIVSSFKAQSVVSSLVREFCGHKDGVWQVTTKTGQPIVGTASADHNACIWGIDTGRCLLQYQGHSGSVNSIKFHHTRDLVLTGSGDATAHIWQAAVNWEIPARKGHSSEEELDDEEEPYEEKERIDVLRTPICEFSGPGGHTSVVVAADWLPGGDQLITAGWDRTAILWDVETREPLQPLCGHDDELTHASAHQSQRLVVTASRDSTFRLWDFRDPIPAVSVFQGHTESVTSTVFTRDDKVVSGSDDRSVKVWELRNMRSALTTIRTDSAVNRLAVSASGVIAIPHDNRHIRLFDLNGQRIARLPRTSRQGHRRMVSSVAWTEDISSTCNLFSSGFDRRVLGWAVCLPPKDN, encoded by the exons ATGCCACTGGATAGTGGAGTAACCAGTGGACCGGTTGGGAAGCAAGTTTCATCGGCGGGGTGTGCCTGTGCGTCCGCTGTTGGTTCAACTCCAGGAGGAATCACTGCCGCAAGCATTGCGGGGGTTGTAGGAACCGGAAGTAAACAACTTGCATCGAAGAAATCTCTGAAGTTATCCAGCCTGGCGGATGACATGATGGGACCACCCTCGGCTACCGGAAGCAACCACGAGGAACCGTTTCGAGCCAGACTGCATCAGCTGTTTTCACAGATTGAACGAGAGTTCGAATTACTGCATGCGGAGAATTTGAGCC TGCACGAAAAGCTAGAGGCAGTCGCAGGAACTCCACGGGATTTTACGGCTGGAGAACGTTTACTTCCCCTGCAGGATTCGTATGAAGTGGACGGAGGGGTTAACAAGAGCTTCAAGTCAAAGTTGGGTAGTGCTGGAAGCAAAGTAAAAGCTAGTCACAAAATCAGAGCCCAAACCAGCAGAATTGTGTCCAGCTTTAAAGCGCAATCGGTGGTCAGCTCGTTAGTGCGTGAATTTTGCGGTCACAAAGATGGCGTGTGGCAGGTTACCACCAAAACGGGTCAACCGATTGTTGGCACTGCTTCAGCCGATCACAACGCGTGCATCTGGGGAATTGACACCGGACGATGTCTGTTGCAGTATCAGGGTCACAGTGGCTCGGTCAATTCGATAAAGTTTCATCACACGCGAGATCTGGTACTGACGGGGAGTGGTGACGCAACGGCACATATCTGGCAAGCAGCAGTGAATTGGGAAATACCAGCACGGAAAGGACATTCTTCGGAGGAGGAATTAGACGACGAAGAAGAGCCATACGAAGAAAAAGAGCGAATCGATGTGCTGAGGACTCCAATATGTGAGTTTTCCGGTCCAGGTGGTCATACGTCGGTTGTAGTGGCCGCCGATTGGCTCCCTGGTGGAGATCAGTTGATAACAGCCGGGTGGGATCGGACCGCGATACTGTGGGACGTAGAAACGCGGGAACCATTGCAACCACTCTGTGGACATGACGATGAACTAACACATGCATCGGCACATCAGAGCCAACGGTTAGTGGTCACTGCTTCGCGAGATTCTACTTTTAGGCTGTGGGATTTCCGCGACCCGATTCCGGCGGTGTCTGTATTTCAGGGACACACAGA AAGCGTAACATCGACCGTTTTCACTCGCGATGACAAAGTGGTATCCGGCTCAGATGATCGCTCAGTTAAAGTGTGGGAGCTTCGAAATATGCGCTCTGCCTTGACCACCATCCGGACGGATTCGGCGGTGAATCGGCTTGCCGTTTCGGCCAGTGGTGTGATTGCTATTCCCCACGATAATCGCCACATTCGGCTGTTTGATTTGAACGGACAGCGAATCGCTCGATTGCCCCGAACAAGCCGGCAAGGTCACCGTCGGATGGTTTCATCCGTGGCTTGGACGGAGGATATCAGCTCGACCTGCAATTTGTTTTCGTCGGGATTTGATCGACGCGTGCTTGGCTGGGCCGTTTGCCTTCCCCCGAAGGATAACTAA